The genomic interval catcctggctaacacggtgaaaccccatctctactaaaaaatacaaaaaactggccgggcgaggtggcgggtgcctgtagtcccagctactcgggaggctgaggcaggagaatggcgtaaacccgggaggcggagcttgcagtgagctgagatccggccactgcactccagcctgggcgagcgagacagagcgagactccgtctcaaaaaaaaaaaaaaaaaaaaagatggaaaacgATGATGattatctttaaattttcattttaaatagcaCTCTATTCCTTAGGCTGTAACAACTAAGACGGCAAATTACTTATAGAAGAAATAACTGGACCACTATCACCTAAGCCCTTTATAAGGggcaatataaaatgtttaaaaactcaaaatacaaATGAACTAAATATACAACATGGTTAGTATACATTAGTCACATGAACAAACCAAAACATAGAGGAAACTGACCTCCAGGCCCTCCTCCATACCCATTATAGCCATCCCCAAATCCACGTCCACTGCCATATCCATCTGTTAGGGGCCAAAAAAGATTACATTTATTATAAGCTGTTCACCATTATTGCTAATACTCATTTTTTCAGTTCTCTTAATACCTCAGCACAATAATTAAGAACCTCAGAAAAGCACACACTACTGCTTCTAGTTTATTCACAAAACATGAAAGCATAGAATTAAATCTCATTACGACCTAAATTTTGAACTCTTAACTGAACAAGTCTCAATTTTAGAGATTCCATTTCATTTATACATAAGAATGACACTTCATGGGGCCAAAGCTTTTCTGATGACACTTCGTTTCACATTATTAATCCAGACAAATACAACTGTTATTAACACAACCCTATTAAACTTCTTGTCTGGCCAAGTCACAGGAACTTGCCAGGATACTATCTATTTGAAGTCTTAGGGAAAGGTTTTGATGTAGTTAGATTTCCTGATTCTACTAATCAAAACctaatcatatttaaaataaaagcacactcATCCTTTAAACACACAGAATTTGAACTTACCAGATCCTCCTCTGAAGTTACTTCCTGGTCCTGGTCCGAAATTTCCACCGCCACCACGCGAATCCCCGAAGCCGAAGTTGCCTACAATAAATGCCCCAGTTAGAAGCAAGCccttatatgaataaaaataaagaagaaacaaaattgaaattacCTCCTCTTCCACTCCTAGAACTCTGAACTTCCTGCATTTCTTGTCTAGACAAAGCCTTTCTTACTTCTGCATTATGACCATTGATGGTATGGTATTTCTGCACTGCAATGAAAAATTCAAACtccttttaaattaaatcaaCATTAAGCAACTTTAAAAGTTTAcctttcaataaaaaaattagatgttAACATACACAAAATTGAATACATGGCAAGAACAGTACATTTGTGGTTAGACACTTACATACGATTTTATCCACAGGATCATGGTCATCAAAAGTAACAAAGCCAAAGCCTCTTTTCTTTCCAGACTGTCTATCAGTAATTATCTCAATGGTATCAATTTTTCCATATTCCTCAAAGTAATCTCTAAGGTGATGTTCCTCAGTATCTTCTTTAATTCCGCCAACAAACAGCTTCTTCACAGTTACATGAGCCCCTGGTTTGCCAGATTCCTAAAACAGTGGTGGGGTAAAAGTCATCCCGacagaaaaaaacacaagcaTGATTCAAAGTAGCCGACCTTTGTACCATACTTGGCTTGTATCCACCTTAAAACTACCAGATCTACAACAACAGCTTTTAGGGACCTagcttttgaaaaataagttaGCTTCAGAAAACGGTCCAGAAACCCAACAGAGCTTTAATAAAATCTTGAGTTAAAACTTCAGAAATACTTTCCAATGATCAACAAGGCAGCATTCTTTATGTTAACTGCACAAGACAGTCATGGTTTGCTTACCTCTCTTGCTACAGCACGTTTTGGCTCAACTACTCTCCCATCAATTGAATGAGGTCTTGCAGCCATGGCAGCATCAACCTCAGCCATGGATGAGAAAGTTACAAAACCAAATCCTCTTGATCTTTTGCTTGCAGGATCCCTCATTACCTTTCAAACCAAAGAGGAAACTTTAGCATTTAATCTCATTATGGCTTATAAGTAAACAGTCATAATAGAATTTTTTACTATACTGATATAGTTACTTCCTCCATGATTCCCTTAACAGCTACAATACTAATATACAGTAACAATTCAGTAACTTACGTACCACACAGTCTGTAAGCTTTCCCCATTGTTCGTAATAGTTCCTCAAACTTTCTTCTGTGGTTTCAAAGCTTAAGCCACCAATAAAGAGCTTACGGAACTGTTCCTTTTCTCTCTGCAAAGGAAAATaccatttcaatttttatttacattttcctctttgtATGCAGGAAATTAAATTCTTAAATATGAGGTGACCTGCTGGCAGAGTACCTTTTTCCTCTCCAAAGGAACAGTTTCTAAAGTTttctgggggggaaaaaaaaaacttacatcaAATTTAAACCATATGTTAAACTGCATATTAGTTGTGTTACACCAAAAAAATTGCCTCAGCTGATCTACACAAGTTTCAAAGTCATTAATGCTTGATCTAAATTTACTCAACATTAAATTATCTTAAGCAAATGTAttattacttaatttaaaaaatttctaaggAGAAATGAACAAATGTAGACCGTGGTTATCAAAAGATTACTAAATCTTTACCAAAAATTTCAACCCTATAACCTAAAAACGCAGATTTCTATTTATAAACATCAGAAAATAACTTTTGGTTCGATGGTTATGACCCAAAGTTTTTATTTCACGATTCAGTACCATTTATTTTCCCTTAACTGCCCCCTCTGGTGGTGATTCTAAGTACATCAGCCAAAAAAACCTTTGTAAAACACTTTCTCCCTATGACTCtgtgacaaaaatatttaaaatcatgataTGCATTAGCAATAAccttaaaaattacttaaaaccaggacaaattcatttttatgaccAGTAGCACTCAAAGCTTAAAAGTTTTAACTGGTTTTTGGACATTGTCTATACAGGATATGACAATACAGAGTATGAATTACTCAGCTTAACCTTATGTACAATAAAATAGTCACCTGGCATAATCTCTAAGCTAACTATTACTGAAAGCTGAAGCTTACTAAACTTGATTGGCCATGTGGCAAGAGACACGGCACGAAACAATTTTCTAACTCAATAGGAAAAACCTCAGACTTGAAATCTTTAATACCTGCAAACAAGCAAATATGCTGTATTACACAGCCCAGTATTTTGGGCAGTTAAGAATGTTAAGTAAACCTGTCTTAAAAGATAactacgttaaaaaaaaaaaaactcaaacgaGGGGAAGTGATATCCAGGACCAACTGCTACGAATGCATAATGCACGCTAGAAAGTCACAGGTAATTTTGAATGAAGAATTATTTTTGGTTCCCAGCAAGCAAAATTGCTGCTCTCATCCCAGCTCTACAGAGCTCTCTCCCCCCATTCACATGCTCCTAATTGCTAAAAAACAGTGGTAAAAGCCAGTTCGGATTTTTTCCTGTAATTGTTTTCAGGactggtaaaaatttaaaaaaaaaaaaaattaactgaaatgaTCAAACTACTTTCTATGAGACACAACGCAGTCTTGAAATGGTTACTTGCCAAGataagtattttcattttctcaactaGTTTTTTCTTAATTGTCGTCAGCACATAGGTGTCTCAACTGAAATTACCGACAATGTACATTTATAACAAGTCTTACAGATCactaacaaaaagcaaaaactcaTTACTTACCTCACAATTTTTCCAAACTTACCCGATGTCCACTATCGATTTTAAACAATGTTATTTTATAAACGTGCTTAGGGTCAAAGAAAATAACCAGGTAGACCCCCTTCGCTTGAGACCTTATGCTTATCAATGTAATGTTCAACCAAGATTGCAAacataaatgagaaaagtaaCAAAGTTCAAATACAGAGCGGCCCAGGCCCAAAACAATTTTGCATAAAAATACACACGCATTACAGGAAAGAGCCTCTGAAGCCATGTTTTAACCGAAGTACAACTAAAGGATAAAATCGTTATTTCACTTTCCTCGTAATTTCTAACTAATCATCTATAATGGTCCATGGAACTGTCCCGTAAGGATTAAACTTCTCAGTAAAAACATTACTTAAAATACGAGTCGGCTCTACAACTTAAGCGGAATCATCAAGAACAGTAAAGGCTTCTGACGCGAATATCATCCCTCCCCCGCCCAGAAAACCATCCTCGTCCCTGCCCCTCGTGGCCGATGGCTTCCAAAGTGTGTTTATTTTTGCTGCGGTTCATCTGCCGTTTTAGTGACTGCAGACCCAGATATATCCGTtactcaaataaattttaaaaacaggaaaaatataaaacGGTTTCTTTGTCCTACAGCTCGCATTAAACCCGGCCCGACGCCCTGGGTGGTGGTATCTTCTCTGAAACCGGGCCCGCAAACCCGGAGCACCCCCCCGCCCGCTCTTCGGTGTGGCTTCCGAACGCAATGGCGCCATTTCATCGAGGGGAAGGCTGAGCGCCTTTAATGAGGTGCGCAGGACTCTAAAGATCCAAGCTCACAAAACACTCCAAATCCACCTCGAAACGGTATGAAAAGAGCccgagaagaaagaaaaatagttaacCACTTCTATGCCTTGACAGAGAAAGCACACTAACAGAATAAGAGAGTTTTAAGAAAAACGCTGAGAGGAAGGCGAGCCATGAAAATGGCGGCCGCCAAATCCGGTTCccgggagagagggggaggggaagctCCGCAACCTCGCTCACGGGGACCCGGTGCCCGCCGAAACACTCGCCGCGGAGACGCCGTGGCCTCCGAAGCACCGTGCTTTAAAAAGGGAATAAGAATTCCCGCCTCCGCGCCCCACTTTCACTCCAGCGGGGCAGCGTCCGCCATGTGAAagctccccatcccccacccccagtgaAGGGAAATGGCgccgggaggctgagggtggggaaGCTGTTTGTACGTTCAGGCCTCCGGTCAAGACCCCGTTCATAAACCTCAAGCCCCACTGCTACTGAAGCGGTCCGATTTCCTGCCGCTCTCCCACGGAGGCGGCTGGCCGACTTCCACAAGGGGGCCAACGGCCTCGCCATGCCCTTTCCAATAACTCATTGATTTCAAACCCGTTACCTCCATCGCGGACTCAGTCGCTTCAGCCCGATTTCCCGCAGCCGAGCGAGATGAGAGAGATCTCCGCGGACGAACACGAACCGGACTCGTCCTGGCGCTGTAGTGAGAACTGCCGCTGCTCGAGAAACAACACCGCTAGGAGTACCTCCGCACGGGACCCGGCGCTGCTGCTACTGGCGCTAGAGCCGCTGCCGCCGCTTTTCTAGAACCTTCCCCCCCACTAACGCGTCTTCCTCTACGTCAGGCCGTTGCGTAAACGCTCTAGCCGCCGCCAATGGCGGCAAGGCTCTACGCCCCTCCTTACGCCAAATGCGTACTCCTCCCCCTCTTGTGGCCAGCAACAGTGCCCGACGTTACTTCCGTAAATGCGCTCAGTGAATTGCGGAAGGCTCGAGTCCCGCAAGTTACTACCTCTCGGAATAGGGTCCCGCCCCCCGCCTTGGCGCAAGGCAGGTGAGAAACGGTCGCGCAGTTTGAAATTAACGCCGATGGGAGGAGCTTAATCCGCAGCCCGGAGATCCACCCCtctcaacctgggaggtggtccCTGCAGCTACGCCTTTGATAACCCCCGCCAGAAAAATCGTAGTATGAGCCTTCCCTTTTCGTTTTCCGTGTCCTAACTCGGCGGATTGACTCAGCCCCTTCCGGAAACACCCGATTCAACTTCTCAAATTATCGTTCACGCCACACTGACCTAACCCTGACCCGCGTCTATGCAGCTGACCCCTGGGGCACAGGAGGGGTCTCTGCTGAAAGTGGTCCCAAAGGGGTACTAGTTTTTAAGCTCCCAACTCTCTCTCCCCCAGCGTTTGGAGGATTCCGCACCCTCGCACCGCAGGGGCGAGGAAGTGGGCGGAGTCCGGTTTTGGCGCCAGCGCTGAGGCTGCAAAGCAGAAAAGCCACCGCTGAGGAGACTCTGGTCACCGTTCTcgcccctcctcccccctccctcccctcggGGACCACCAGGCCCTACGCTGCGAACGGTAAGTGCCGCGGTCTTCGCAACCGCCCTCCCCCTAGGGCCCCAATTCCCAGCGGGTGCGGCGCGCGACCCCTCCCCCCTGCCGGGCGCGCGCCCGCTGCCCCGCCCTTCGTGGCCGCCCGGCGTGGGCGGTGCCACCCCTCCCCCCCCGGCGGCCCCGCGCGCAGCTCCCGGCTCCCTCCCCGCTCGGATGTGGCTAGAGCTGTAGGCGCGCAGGGCCGGAGACGGTGCAGACCCGCGACCCGGAGCAGCTCAGAGGCGGTGAAGTCGGTGGTTTTCCTTCTCTCTAGCCCTCGCTCGGTGGTGGTGCATCAGATGCTGCACGCGCCCCGGGGGCCCGGTTCTCCGCTCCCGTCCCTTCCTTGCCGGACCCCGCGCCGGGAGCTGCGGGAAGGATTGGAGAGGGTCGGGCGGTGGCCTCGCGGCTGACCTGGCGCAGGGCCGGCGCCGGCAGTTAGTGGGGGGACTGTTCGGTCCTCGAGGGGGTAGGGAGCTGTGGCGACCGTCGCCCTATTTCGAGACAAAGCGcattttccctcccctcccccaccagcGTTCCGGCGGAggcgccccctcccccagccgccACGCGGGGCTGGGTCGAGACTTGGGCCTCCGGGAGGGCGGCTTGTGGTCCCGCTTCCGCGAGGCCTGGCGGCGCGCGGCGGACTGTCCCGAGGTTGCGACGGCCGTCTCGTTAACGTGGCCGCCGCGGGGGGTAGGCGCGTGCCGTGTGGCGCAGTGCCCTTGAGCCCCCGCGCCGCGGCCTTTGTTTCTCCCTGCGGATGCGCTGACCACGAGGCCCGCGCTCCCGGGTGGGGGCGGGCACCTGCGCTTAGGCCTGGGGACGGAGGGCTCCAGCGGAGGGGGTCGGAGGCGGAGGGGGAGCGGGTGTATGCAAAAGGTGATTGCGTCTTGAAAGTGTCACGAAACGGGGCTGAAGCATCGTTAAGTTTTTTCCTTTAGTTAGATAACTGCCgattggaaagagagagggtttctgAGCAGAAACAAAGTTAGGATTGCAGAACAGAGAAGATTCACAGTGGTTTACAGTTGTGAGTTGTTTGGGTAATCGTGCATGGTTTTAAAGCGAAAGGATTGTCCTTTAAAAATGGAACATAGACTTTATTACAAATGGGACTTAGATTGGAAAAGATATTTGTCTCCTATTTTAAGCCATGTGAAGCTGCCTTAGGTACCAAGATCCCCAGTAAAGTCTAGACTCACATGGTTAGAACACGTACTTACGTGCATCATCAGCAATGTAGGTAGGAGCGCAAATCTACTCTGGATTTGTATCAACGTTTGAAATGTGCGCTCCCTACTTGGGGGTTGGAATCCAAACAGAACTTGTATTTAGTTACCTTTTCTGTGTCGTGCAAACTTCTCTTAACTGTCATGCATTTTTCTAGTAATAGTTCTTCAAGTCTGCAATAAAAAATGGCCTCCAATAAAACTACATTGGTAAGTTAATGAAAAGCTAAAGTATGTAAGGATTTAACCCaaggtttttttccccaaagggtAACTTTGCGTCTTTGTGGTTGAGAAATTTACATCGACGTATTTCCCAGCTCTCCTAGTATAATTATAGGGGAAAATTAGGAGCAAAACGAATTCATTACATGGAGATACTTGCTGAGTTGACTTAATAGCGTCTTAACTAGTTTAATCTTTGAAGGACAGTGCAATGTggattttgctgaggatttttatCTTCAGATAGAAATACACACATTTTTGCAACGtggaaaaatattacataaaatgataAAGCCCTTGTTGGTTGGCGTAATTTTCCTTAAATCCCCAGAATTCTGGAGAAGTATTTTCATTAAAGCCAGATTTAAAGAACCAGGTACCTTGTGCACCTAGGTTGGAGCAAAAGTTACTGAATCTTTCAAATTACTTTGGTAATATAATCTTTTACTTGGAAATATAGAAGAATCTTAAATATAATTCATtgcggtgttttttttttttttttgaaaaaagatcgAAATAGCAAATACGATCCAGAAGGGAGAAAAGGCTAGATTTTCTGTATCTTATTCAGCCATGTCATGTTACAAGTTTTTTAAAACCCTGAAATATTCACGTAAAAATCATGAAATTCAAAGTTACAGTTGTCACAATATTTAACTCTCAACATACTGCATTAATCTTAAGCGGGTAAAGGTGAATGTTAATGTGTCTTAGGTAAAGtaaagcatttatttttggtCTGTATATGTTCTCTCTGGATTTCACACTAGAAAGGGCACGTTGGTGATTTTTAATTTGTGCCATCATTAGATTCTATGTTAAGTCAGATACCCTGGAAAACAGAAGTTGTTTTTGCACTCAATTGATACTCTTTGGGGTCTGTTATTTATTGGTATTTAAGTAGTTTATTTTGTGAAGGATCACAGGTTGGccactttaaaactttttaacttttcattttaaaaattcattagtgTCGTGAGATATGTGTACTGTTAATTTCACTTAAATAATGGGAAATTTATTTTGACTCAAATCCAC from Rhinopithecus roxellana isolate Shanxi Qingling chromosome 6, ASM756505v1, whole genome shotgun sequence carries:
- the HNRNPA2B1 gene encoding heterogeneous nuclear ribonucleoproteins A2/B1 isoform X3 is translated as MEKTLETVPLERKKREKEQFRKLFIGGLSFETTEESLRNYYEQWGKLTDCVVMRDPASKRSRGFGFVTFSSMAEVDAAMAARPHSIDGRVVEPKRAVAREESGKPGAHVTVKKLFVGGIKEDTEEHHLRDYFEEYGKIDTIEIITDRQSGKKRGFGFVTFDDHDPVDKIVLQKYHTINGHNAEVRKALSRQEMQEVQSSRSGRGGNFGFGDSRGGGGNFGPGPGSNFRGGSDGYGSGRGFGDGYNGYGGGPGGNYGSGNYNDFGNYNQQPSNYGPMKSGNFGGSRNMGGPYGGGNYGPGGSGGSGGYGGRSRY
- the HNRNPA2B1 gene encoding heterogeneous nuclear ribonucleoproteins A2/B1 isoform X1, whose protein sequence is MEKTLETVPLERKKREKEQFRKLFIGGLSFETTEESLRNYYEQWGKLTDCVVMRDPASKRSRGFGFVTFSSMAEVDAAMAARPHSIDGRVVEPKRAVAREESGKPGAHVTVKKLFVGGIKEDTEEHHLRDYFEEYGKIDTIEIITDRQSGKKRGFGFVTFDDHDPVDKIVLQKYHTINGHNAEVRKALSRQEMQEVQSSRSGRGGNFGFGDSRGGGGNFGPGPGSNFRGGSDGYGSGRGFGDGYNGYGGGPGGGNFGGSPGYGGGRGGYGGGGPGYGNQGGGYGGGYDNYGGGNYGSGNYNDFGNYNQQPSNYGPMKSGNFGGSRNMGGPYGGGNYGPGGSGGSGGYGGRSRY
- the HNRNPA2B1 gene encoding heterogeneous nuclear ribonucleoproteins A2/B1 isoform X2, encoding MEREKEQFRKLFIGGLSFETTEESLRNYYEQWGKLTDCVVMRDPASKRSRGFGFVTFSSMAEVDAAMAARPHSIDGRVVEPKRAVAREESGKPGAHVTVKKLFVGGIKEDTEEHHLRDYFEEYGKIDTIEIITDRQSGKKRGFGFVTFDDHDPVDKIVLQKYHTINGHNAEVRKALSRQEMQEVQSSRSGRGGNFGFGDSRGGGGNFGPGPGSNFRGGSDGYGSGRGFGDGYNGYGGGPGGGNFGGSPGYGGGRGGYGGGGPGYGNQGGGYGGGYDNYGGGNYGSGNYNDFGNYNQQPSNYGPMKSGNFGGSRNMGGPYGGGNYGPGGSGGSGGYGGRSRY